The nucleotide window GCAACGTGTCGAAGTCGGGCAATTTCACATGCCACAGTTTCGGATCGCGGAAGGTTACGATGGTGCGCTCGCCGGAAGGATCGATCATCACCGCCGAGATCGGCGTCACCAGCGCCGGCATGTGGATGAGATGTTTTGTCTCGATGCCCTCATGCGCCATCTGCTCGAAGATGAAGCGGCTCGATGCTTCCTTGGCATCGCCCATCGGCCCGCAGATCGAGGCGCGGCCACCGAGCCGAGCGATGCCGATCGCGCCATTGAGCGCGTTGCCGCCGCAGATTTCGTCGAATGCGGTGGCGTTCTCCTTGGAGCCGCGCCCGGGAACGCCAGGCGTATGAAAGGTGAGGTCGCGCACCGGCATGCCGATGCAGAGAATGCGCGGCGGGATTTTGGGGGCTTTGTCCTGAAAGTTCATTCGAGAATCCGTCATGCAGGTTCCGCCTTCTGCCGGAACCAAGGTCCGGAGTTAATCGACTGGTCCATGGACGGTTCCCGTTATGCGCGGGTTTCGTTTCCCCCATGCACCCACCGCCCGATCAGATGGTGCGCAATCGCGAACGGATGCGCCGCAAAAAGGCCGTCAGGATGTTCGCGCCGGTGCATCAGGACGACCTCAGCCCGGCTGAACCAGCGCGCGTCCTCAAGCTCTGCGCGGTCCACCACGATGTCCTCGTTGAGCGCGCGTGCGGAGCATCCGATCATCAGCGATGACGGATAGGGCCATGGCTGGGTCATGTAATAGCTCACCTCGGTACAACGGATACCGGATTCCTCGAAAATCTCCCGGCAGACTGCGTCCTCGATCGTCTCGGCGGCCTCAACGAAGCCGGCGAGGCACGACCACATCCCAGGCATGAATTGCTTCTGCCGGCCGAGCAGACATCGATCGCCGTGCGTAACCAGCATGATCACGACCGGATCGGTACGCGGGAAATGCTCGGCCTTGCAGCTCGGGCACTCGCGCTTCCAGCCGCCGTCCTTCATTGCCGTTCGCACGCCGCAATTGGCGCAATAGCCGTGGCGCTGATGCCAGGTCACCATCGATTTGGCCATGGCGATGGCGGAGAGCTGTTCCGGCGGCACGGTGCCCTGCATCGCCATGCCGCGCAGCTCGGTCACGGCGACGTCGTCGCGCGTCATCAGCTTCTCCACGGCCGCGGCCGAAATGCCCATGCCGAAAATTGGTGCGCCGTCGCGCAAGCCCAGAAAGATCGTGCCGGGATTGGCGCCGAGCTTCACCGCCTCCTCGACGCCGAGCAGCGCGCGCGGTCCATCCGCCTCCTGCTTCACCAGAAGCGAGTCGCGGTAGATCACATAGGCGCTAGCGTTGCGCTGGTTCTCCAGCGCGAACAGCTTTTCGTCATTGGTACGCAGATGCGCGGCGCGGTCGAGAATATGGGTAACGAAAGCCGGCTTCCCCAGCGGATACTTGTCGAATGCGGACATCTGTTCAACCCAACCAGATCTTGCGGCGAAGCGCGTTGATGAAACTCTGGACTTCCTCGGCGTCGTGCGCCAGCGGCGGCATCACGCCCCAGACCGGACGCGGCCAGGCCGCATCGCTCGTGCGTCGCGCGATGACATGGACATGCAACTGCGGCACCAGATTGCCGAGCGCTGCGACATTGAGCTTGTCGCATTTGGTGATCTCTTTGAGCGCCCGCGAAACCCGGGAGATTTCGGTCATCAACTGCGCCTGCTCGACATCGTCGAGGTCGATGATTTCCACCGCACCTGCCCTGCGCGGCACCAGGAGCAGCCACGGGTAATGCGCATCCTTGATGACCAGCACCTTGCACAGCGGCAGGTCGCCGATGTCGATGGTGTCCTTTTTGAGCTGGGAGTGCAGCGACCAGGTGGAGGCGTCAGAGGGCATTAGGGTTCTATGATCCTTGAGCTAGCCTTGCAGAGGATGGCCCCTGCAAAGAACACCCGTCATGCCCGGGCTTGTCCCGGGCATCCACACCTTTTTTGCGCTGAATTGGAAGAAGCAAGACGTGGATGGCCGGGTCAAGCCCGGCCATGACGAAACAGGCTGGTTCCTGCGCATGGCGCCTACCGCCCCGCTTGCTTTCCGGCCCTTTTAGCCCCAAATAGGGACCGGGAGATTGGCGGTGGACGAGCCACTCGCCAACCGGGTCAGGTCCGGAAGGAAGCAGCCCTAACGAGGTCCGGATCGGGTCGCTCGTCAGTCTCCTACCTGTTTTTCGAGCGAAAAGCGCATGGAAGCGGCCGGGTCCGCGCCGTGCGCCTGATCTTGCTCCTTTCCGCAAGCCGGCCCTGAGAGACAATCAATTGCGGATCGACCGATGAGTGATGCTGGCGCTCCCCCCGATCACCCCGAAGGCGCCGGACCGGCCGGCTTCGATCTCGGCGGCCAGCCCGACGCCGCCAAGCCCTACCGGGTACTGGCGCGCAAATACCGCCCCTCCAGTTTTAACGACCTGATCGGCCAGGAGGCCATGGTCCGCACCGTTTCGAATGCGTTCGAAACCGGGCGGATTCCGCAGGCCTGGATCCTGACCGGCGTGCGCGGGGTCGGCAAGACCACCACGGCGCGGATTCTCGCCCGCGCGCTGAATTACGAAAAGCCTGATGGTTCGGTGAAGGGGCCGACCATCCACATGCCGGATCTCGGCGTGCACTGCCAGGCGATCATGGAAAGCCGGCACATGGATGTGCTGGAGATGGACGCCGCCTCCCATACCGGCGTCGACGACGTCCGACAGATCAATGACAGCGTGCGTTATGCGCCGGCCAGCGCCCGCTACAAGGTCTACATCATCGACGAAGTCCACATGCTGTCGACGGCGGCCTTCAACGCCTTCCTCAAGACGCTGGAAGAGCCGCCCGAGCACGCCAAATTCGTCTTCGCCACCACCGAAATCCGCAAAGTGCCGGTCACCGTGCTGTCGCGCTGCCAGCGTTTTGACCTCCGCCGCGTCGAGGCCGACGTGCTGATGGGGCATCTGTCCAATATCGCCAAAAAGGAAGGCGTCGAGGTCGAACCCGAGGCGCTCGGCATCATTGCCCGCGCCGCGGAAGGCTCGGTGCGCGATTCGCTCTCTTTGTTTGACCAGGCGATTGCCCATGCCGCGGGCCTTGTCCGTGCTGACGCCGTGCGGCAGATGCTGGGTCTCGCCGATCGTACCCGCGTGATCGACCTGTTCGAGCATCTGGCGCGCGGCGATATCGCCAGCGCCTTTGGCGAATTCCGCTCGCAATATGACGTTGGCGCCGATCCGGTCGTGGTGCTGTCCGACCTCGCCGAATTCGTCAATTTCGTTACCCGCGTGAAGATCGTGCCTGCCACCGCCGACAATGTCGCGTTCGGCGAGACCGAGCGCGTCCGCGCACGTGAATTTGCCGCCAAACTGTCGATGCGGGTGCTGTCGCG belongs to Bradyrhizobium icense and includes:
- a CDS encoding DNA polymerase III subunit gamma/tau; this encodes MSDAGAPPDHPEGAGPAGFDLGGQPDAAKPYRVLARKYRPSSFNDLIGQEAMVRTVSNAFETGRIPQAWILTGVRGVGKTTTARILARALNYEKPDGSVKGPTIHMPDLGVHCQAIMESRHMDVLEMDAASHTGVDDVRQINDSVRYAPASARYKVYIIDEVHMLSTAAFNAFLKTLEEPPEHAKFVFATTEIRKVPVTVLSRCQRFDLRRVEADVLMGHLSNIAKKEGVEVEPEALGIIARAAEGSVRDSLSLFDQAIAHAAGLVRADAVRQMLGLADRTRVIDLFEHLARGDIASAFGEFRSQYDVGADPVVVLSDLAEFVNFVTRVKIVPATADNVAFGETERVRAREFAAKLSMRVLSRMWQMLLKGIAEVQTATRPAAAAEMVLVRIAYVADLPTPDEAIRMLDQNGGGAQIASGGGASSRAAPAAPLSSMSAASPMRTPVSPRSGAEASARPQMAAPSVQTESAPVLRITTFPQLVALAGEKRDLLTKAALEADMRLVRFEDGRLEVALERNAARGLVNDLSRKLELWTGRRWTVIVSNEAGQPTLRSQNEQARNEHARAAEADPRVQEVLARFPGTKVIEVRRLAAEPPESNIIADDLNETSDGDDD
- a CDS encoding HIT domain-containing protein is translated as MPSDASTWSLHSQLKKDTIDIGDLPLCKVLVIKDAHYPWLLLVPRRAGAVEIIDLDDVEQAQLMTEISRVSRALKEITKCDKLNVAALGNLVPQLHVHVIARRTSDAAWPRPVWGVMPPLAHDAEEVQSFINALRRKIWLG
- the nudC gene encoding NAD(+) diphosphatase encodes the protein MSAFDKYPLGKPAFVTHILDRAAHLRTNDEKLFALENQRNASAYVIYRDSLLVKQEADGPRALLGVEEAVKLGANPGTIFLGLRDGAPIFGMGISAAAVEKLMTRDDVAVTELRGMAMQGTVPPEQLSAIAMAKSMVTWHQRHGYCANCGVRTAMKDGGWKRECPSCKAEHFPRTDPVVIMLVTHGDRCLLGRQKQFMPGMWSCLAGFVEAAETIEDAVCREIFEESGIRCTEVSYYMTQPWPYPSSLMIGCSARALNEDIVVDRAELEDARWFSRAEVVLMHRREHPDGLFAAHPFAIAHHLIGRWVHGGNETRA